Proteins co-encoded in one Campylobacter ornithocola genomic window:
- the serB gene encoding phosphoserine phosphatase SerB, which translates to MIKLCAFDFDSTLMDGETIDILAQEYGVGDAVKAITNKAMNGELDFFESLSARVALLEGMSIDQVKKCCENLPLMNGAKELCEYLKSKNIKIIVFSGGFHEGIDLIQNKLHFDFGFANFLHSKNNVLTGKVGGEIMFNNSKGIILQRLKKFLNLKTEEIMCVGDGANDISMFKECGLKIAFCAKEILKSHADVCIDKKDLKEIIKVIQ; encoded by the coding sequence ATGATAAAACTTTGCGCATTTGATTTTGATTCTACTCTAATGGATGGTGAAACCATTGATATTTTAGCACAAGAATATGGCGTTGGTGATGCTGTTAAGGCAATCACCAACAAAGCAATGAATGGTGAGCTTGATTTTTTTGAAAGCTTAAGTGCTAGGGTAGCTTTGCTTGAAGGTATGTCTATTGATCAGGTAAAAAAATGTTGTGAAAATCTACCTTTGATGAATGGTGCAAAAGAATTATGCGAATATTTAAAAAGTAAAAATATAAAAATAATTGTTTTCAGTGGTGGGTTTCACGAAGGAATTGACTTAATACAAAATAAACTTCATTTTGACTTCGGTTTTGCCAACTTCTTACATAGCAAAAATAATGTATTAACAGGAAAAGTTGGTGGAGAGATTATGTTTAATAACTCAAAAGGCATTATATTACAAAGACTTAAGAAATTCTTAAACCTAAAAACAGAAGAGATAATGTGTGTAGGTGATGGAGCTAATGATATTTCTATGTTTAAAGAATGTGGATTAAAAATAGCTTTTTGCGCTAAAGAAATTTTAAAATCTCACGCGGATGTTTGTATAGATAAAAAAGATTTAAAAGAAATAATAAAGGTGATACAATGA
- a CDS encoding chemotaxis protein CheW codes for MNDKLSQVLQKQQSQIAEPDVDKEEDIIQLVGFVVGDEEYAIPILNIQEIIKPIEYTRVPSVPDYVLGVFNMRGNVMPLIDLAKRFNQGSSKMTPQTRYIVLKGMTNGNQTPAGNAGFVIDRLTEAIKIHRSRIDPPPETLLKEKGMIFGIGKREENILTILKAEALLKREF; via the coding sequence ATGAATGATAAATTAAGCCAGGTTTTGCAAAAACAACAATCACAAATTGCAGAGCCGGATGTGGATAAAGAAGAGGATATTATTCAACTTGTTGGTTTTGTGGTAGGAGATGAGGAATATGCTATTCCAATTCTTAATATCCAAGAAATTATTAAACCTATAGAATACACTAGGGTGCCAAGTGTGCCTGATTATGTTTTAGGTGTATTTAATATGAGGGGTAATGTTATGCCTTTGATTGATCTTGCAAAAAGATTTAATCAAGGTAGTTCTAAAATGACTCCTCAAACAAGATATATTGTTTTAAAAGGTATGACAAATGGCAATCAAACTCCTGCGGGTAATGCTGGATTTGTGATAGATAGACTGACAGAGGCTATCAAAATTCACAGAAGCAGAATTGATCCGCCACCTGAAACCTTACTAAAAGAAAAAGGCATGATTTTTGGTATAGGTAAAAGAGAAGAAAACATTTTGACCATATTAAAAGCAGAAGCTTTGTTAAAGCGTGAGTTTTGA